AGTGCATGACAGATAAACTGTATATATATACAGTATTACCAATCGCAGGTGGTGATCAAGCAACTTGTGGCAGAATTTCACGAAGGGGTTGTTGTTATGGGGGATTTATCTGTGTCAGCCAGGCTAACAATCGCTACTTCTTCCTTCGCAAAAGCGGGCTATGCCCGCCCTTTTGCAGTTTTGAATGGAACTATACTTGTGGAGGTGGGTTCATCGCTCGCGTCCACAGAGGATCAGAAGCCCATCCAGGGATAAAACCCATTTTTTCCCAGGTAACACAGTCCGGCTTTTCGGCCATCACTCCATTAAGTTGATTTTTCAGGCCATCCGACCACGACACCTGATCTGACAGGTATTTAAGGACAACGAGTCGGCTGTACAATGTCTGGGGATTAGACATGTGATGCTCATAGCCATTAAGCCGGGAAGGAGGAAAGGCCTTAAAGACCCTGTTCAAGATACGGTTATGGTGTGCGGCCAGGTTTCGAAAATGGCTAAGGGTATGAAACCAGGAAGTCATGACTTCAGTATTACGAATATTAAATTTTTCGGCAATTTTCTTTTGATCATAGTGATGCAGATTTTTATATATTCTTGACCATGCGCCAAAGCTCAGGGTTTCCGTAATCATCCATGAAGGAGGATATTTAGGGTGGCCATATTTTTCTTTATAGTGATCAATAAAGACCTCCTTCGCCTCTCTTATCTGGCCGAAAAAACCCTCATAGTCGTAATCATTATCTAAGTTTGTTAAGTCCATAAACCAGTGACTACCATACTTAGCACACATATATTCTGATAAACAGGTACGTAAACCAATTTCTACTTTCTGGATTTGTTCAAGGACGATCAGCCTCAGTTTCCTGTCAAATTCATATAGTGCAATAATGTCTTCTAATCGCGTTCCAGAAATAAAGGTTTTTGGTTCTACTAATCGGGGATAACTTTCCTGCATAACCTGATAAAAAGGTATGCAATACCCTCTCAGACGAAAATAACCAATAAACGTAAGAACGGTAACTGCTGCGTTTTCATCATTGATAATCAGACCGCGTCGTCGGAGCCTGGCGGTTAATGCAGGGATAGTTTCTGGCGGTTTCTGATACAACCTGAGTCTGCTGTTCTGCTGGCGTCCCATGGAGTCCTTTCCAGTATGAGAAATTTAGCAAAAAAAAAACCCGCCATAATGCGCATCTCTGGGAGACTAGGCGTGGCGGGTGTACTTGCAATAAATGCTACCCAAATTTCACCCACCCGTCAATCCCGTCAGCTCACACTTCATTCAGTATGATGCGGTAAGCGCCGCAATTTTTCAAACAGCCAGAAGAACGCTGAGGAGCAAATATTCAGCGGCGATATCACGGGTTATCCGCAGTTTTCCCGACTGCATGCGCTTGATCGAAGACGCGGCAGTAAGAAAGGGGGCGTAACGCCCCCCTGCTAACAATATTATACGGTGATAAACACCCGGCCAATGCGGCCGCGCTCTTCCGCGCGACGATGGGCGGCGGCGGCTTCCGACAGCGGGAAAGTGGCATCAATCGGTAGCTGCAACTCGCCATGCAGTGCTTTTTCCAGCAGATCGGCGACCAGCGCCCGCGGCTGCGGATCACCCATTTCCGGGCCAAACAGACAGCCGATAACGGTTTTGCGATGCATCAGCAAATGCCCGGCATCAATTGGCTGGTTACGTCCAGCCAGTACGCCGATCAATACCGCGCGCCCCCCTTCTCGCAGCGCCTCGATACCATCGCTCAGCTCCGGGCCGCCAATATTATCAATCAGCAGATCGACCGCATTGCCACCCAGCAAATCACGCAGCTGGGCGCTGGCAGTACGGGAGCCGGTAACAATGGCGTCGGTTAAACCATACTGGCGCAGCTTTTCCAGGCTGGCGAGACTGGTGCCGGTGCCAATCACGCGTGCGCCCATTTTTGCCGCCAGCTGTACCGCAGCAATACCCACGCCGCCAGCAGCGCCGAGAATCAGTACCGTCTGACCGCGTTGCAGCGCACCAAGCTGTAACGCCCAGGCCGCAGTACCCGGCCCGACCGGAATTGCCGCCGCAATCCGCATATCCAGCCCCGGCGGCACTACAAAGCAGTTTGTCGCCGGAACCACGCGCAGTTCCGCGTGCGACCCTGTCCAGTAAAAGGTGGTGACCTTCTGGCCCACCGCAAATCCCTCTACCGCTTTACCAACCTGCAGCACTTCGCCCGCAGCTGCATATCCGAGGATAGCGTCCGCGCCGCCGGCACGATATCTGCGTCCGACCAAATCGCCACCTTCGATACTGATCGCTTCAACGCGGATCAGTAACTCAGTATCCGCTGGCGTCGGATCGGCAACGTCCTCCAGCCGTAAAACTTCCGGCTCGCCGGGCTGGTCATAGATTATCGCTTTCATCTGTTTCTCCATCAGTGTGCTGTAATAACAGAAATAACAGAGTGATAGCCAACAAAGATACCCTCATAGTGCTATTGGGCCATTTAACGATGGGCGGTTGTCAGTCAGCCACTGTGCAACATCGGTCACCTCAATGCCGTGCCGGGCATTAAAACTGTCTGCTTTTTCCCACGCCACGCCCTCCGCACGCGCAAAAGCCAGCCGGTAAGCGGCGGCCAGATCGCCGGGCGTCGCCGCCGCCGTCTGCTGCAGGCTCTGATGACTAAGCACCTGCAGAGTGAAAGGTACGCCATAGTGCTCACTCAGCACACGGGTCAGCTGGCGATAAGTAAGGGTATCGCCCGCGATATATACCACTGCGTTGTTAAACGCTGGCTGATGGCAGAAGATCTGCGCGGTAAGCTGACCAATATCTTCCGGCGTGGTCAGCGTAAGCGCATAGTCAGCAGCGCCCGGCGCATAAATCCGCTGCTGCTGCCAGTCGACAATGCCGAAGCTCGGTTCAAACAGATAGCTGGTAAACATGCCGGTGGAAACAATTACCCACTGCGTCTGCTGCTGAGCACGTAATATTTCGCGCACCGCCAGCTGTTCATCCCATACCGGCTGCCCGCTGCCTTTACCAATCTGGTCGTAATCGACACCAAACTGCCACGGGAAATAGCGTGCGACACCGGCATCCAGCACCGCCCGGGTGATCTTCAGCTGAGTGCCTGCGCCGCCAACAAAACCACTACAGTTGATAATCGCATCAAAAGGCGCAAAACAGTGGCTCAGTTCCGCGGTGGTTTGCCGGGCAAAATCCGCGGTAATCACCGTAACGCCCCACTCCGCAAACTGCTTTAGCCGCGCCTGGCTGGCCGGGTGCGGATTGGTTAACGATGCCGGACGCAGCAACACACTCAGCCGCAACGCGGGATGCTGCTGACGTTGCCGGATAAAGCCAGCCAGCATCGCCATACCCAGTTCGCCCGCCCCCAGAATCAAAATATTTTGCCATTGACGCATGTCAGAATCGTTCATACTCTCCTCCTGTTGTTGCGCCCTATCCTGCCAGCGCCGGGGGGAGGCAACAATCAGGTACACGCGTGATACCAGGGGAAATAATGAAGTTAAGTGCAGAGAGAATCAGTCAGTTCGCGGCAATTTGTGATGCGCTCAGCGATGAAGATGACAGCATGAAGCGCGAGATCCTCACCCATACCGGCAACCGCTGGTCACTGGGAATTGTCTACGCCTTAGGTACGCAGGGCGCACTGCGCCATGGCGAGCTGGCGCGCGAGCTGAGCGGCATCACGCAACGCATGCTGACCCGCACGTTGCGCCAGCTGGAACGTGACGGCCTGATTAGCCGTCATGACTACCAGCAAAAATATCCGCATCCGCGGGTCGAATATACGTTAACGGCTTTGGGCGAAGGGATGTTGCTGAATATGCTGCCGTTATGGAACTGGCTGATGGATAACGCGGCGGCCTTTCGTAGCGCCCGCAGCCGTTTCGCCGCCAGCCATCCGGCAGATAATGTGCCGTGATACGGAGATTACTGCATATTTTTAATCACAAATGTCACCACCCCGAACACATCGAGCCGATCTTCGCTACCGATCATAATCGGTGAGTAAGCGCGGTTCATCGGCATCAGTTGCACGCGCGGCTTCAGCAGTAACTTTTTTACCGTAAACTCGCCTTCCACCGCCGCCACCACAATGCTGCCATGAGTAGCATTCAGCGAACTGTCGACCACCAGCATATCATCGTCACTGATCCCGGCTTCGATCATCGAATCACCAGACACTTTGACAAAATAGGTGGCGCTGGGATGCAGGATGCAGTGCTCATTTAAATCGATCCGTTTTTCGACGTAGTCCTGGGCCGGAGACGGGAAACCGCAGGGAACCTTTTCCAGAAACAGCGGGAGGGAAACAGCGGGAGGAATATCTGCCATGCGTAAGAAAGTTATCATGCTGACCTGCAAAATATCTGTATATACATACAGTATTATCGTTCACAACAGCAGTGACAACTGGATTTTTTCGGAAACCGGCTAGCAGACTGATTGTGCAGGAGATTTAGTTAACCGATCTTTCCGCTCGAATTGATGGCCTTGAACCTCAGCGGATGCGGAATACATTGCCCCCCAGCGCTGTGGTCAACTCAGCGACAGAACGGGTGCCGCCGGACTGCCATTCTGAGTTGTTATTTAACTTTAGTTTCCCCCCCTTACGCTACGCTGGCGTCGGTCTGATATTCAGAACATGCCAGTTTAATTACGCTAAGGGGAAGGATTTCTATGCGCCAGTTTAATTTTGTTAAAGAGAGGATCTCTGTACGTCAGTATAGTGATGTAAAAACCCTTCTCTTTTTCACCATTTTTATTATCATTTACCTGTTACCTGGAATATATGGTCATACACCATGGAAACAGGACGAAAATTATAGTTTTGGCATCATTCAGTCTATGTATGAAAGCGGTAACTGGCTGGTTCCCACCAATGCTGGCGAACCCTTTATGGAGAAGCCCCCCCTTTATTACTGGGTGGCGACTATAATGGTACATCTGTTATCCAATCTATTACCATTGCATGATGCTGCCAGAACAGCGACGTTTTTATTCTCAACACTTAATTTTTATTTCTTTATTCTTCTGGCTAAAAGAGTATTTCAGAGTAAAGATCTTTCTGACTATCGCATTTGGTTAGCCTTTGCAGTTTATATCTGCGCCCCTGGAGCATTACGTCACAGCCATGATATGTTTACTGATACAGCATTAACCGCTGGCGCAACGATTGGACTGTATGGCCTGATGGGCCTGATTCGCCAGGAGAAAGTCTCTGCGTCAGCGCTGTGGCTTTGTCTGGGAACGGTTTTCACCATGTTGTCCAAAGGGGTTTTTATTCCAGGCGTATTATGGATTTCGTTAATCCTGAGACCTCTGTTTCTGCCTCAGTGCCGATCTAAAAATTTCTGGCGCCCTTCTCTGATTGCCGGGGGGGTTGCATTACTCCTTATTCTGCCATGGCCAGCACTGCTTTATTTTAAACACCCCGATCTTTTCATGGTGTGGTTCTGGGATAATAATATTGGTCGTTTTTTAGGGTTTTCGGTCTCCTCTCTTGGTGCAGGAGCCACACCGACCCTGATACCTGAGGCCATTGTCTTTTTTTCTCTGCCGTCAGGGATACTGGCAACACTCTATTTCCTTCGTCATCCTGTTAAGCGATTGTTTAATCAGGACGAGTATGCCATTACTATGTACTCTTTATCAGGGTTAATATTACTGCAGATATCAGCAACCAGCCGGGCTCTTTATCTGCTGCCATTTATCGCACCAATGGCAATACTTGGTTCCCGGCTGCTGCTACAAATAAAACCAAAGCCATTACAGTATTTTTCTTATTTCGCTTCTATTTTCTGGTCCGGACTTATTCTGCTTCTCTGGTGTGTTTATTTTCTCAAGCTGACCCACGACCAGAAGGAGTGGCTGGCAACATTCGATCGCTGGTTGCCGATGGGCTATGAAATGCATTTTTCGTGGCTACCCTTTATCTTCGCCTTTACAGTAACCGTTCTCTGGTTTTGTCGCAGATACCTGTATGGCTCAGCGAACCAACCATTACGCGCGGCGCTGGACTGGGGGGCCGGGATCACCGCTACCTGGGGGATATTGTTTACGTTATTTATTGGCTGGATTGACTATGCTAAGGGGTACGAAGGTGTCTTTTCAGCTCTGAGAAATCAGCTTGTGGGCCAGTATCGGGAAAGTGATTGTATGGCCTCTTACAAGATTGGTGAATCAGAAGCGCCCATGCTGTATTACTTCACCGGTATCCTCCATCAACGCCAGACAATGTTTGAACAACCGGAGCACTGTCGTTGGTTGATAATACTGTCTGATCATATCCCCCCGCCCCCCGAAGGGATGGAACTATTCTGGTATGGTAACCGGCCAGGTGAAAAACGTAATAATTTAGTCGTTTACAGAATACTGCGCCGCTAAAAAAGCAGGGTCGAATAATAAACATCTGGCACAAAACGGGGGTTTTCTGGTGATCTCTCATTCCTGTGAAAGCTGCGCCAGCCACTCGTCGCGGGTGATCTCCCATACTTCTGAGTCCAGTACGCCCGCGACATACTCTTTTTGCCCGCGGCTGACTAAGCGCATTCCACTCTTAATCGAGATTTTCCTTGAGCCGTTATTCACACCGGCTTTCGGCGCACGCAATACCGGGCGTTGCAGCTGGTTAAACCAGAAATCAGTGACGATCCGGCAGGCCTCCGTCATCAGGCCCTGACGCTGCCACTCCGGCACCAGCCAGAAGCCGCGATTATTATCCGCATCATCGGACAGACAGATCAGGCCAATCATCTCTGCAGGCGCGGCTGTACGCCGGATGGACCAGAACCATGCGGTTCCGGCCGCCACCGCCGGAAGTGCCACCTGGTTAACGTAATGTTCCGCGCCATTGTCCGGAAATGGCCAGGGCACCGTGGCCGCCAGATGACGGACAATTTCCCAGCGCGGAAATATCTGCTGCATCTGCCGGGCATCTTCTGCGGTTAACGGCAGTAAAATCAGTCGCTCAGTCAGCAGCGGTGGAGTGGCCATGGTTTATCCTTGTCAGATGCATAAACAAACATCATGCCGTTAAAGCAAGCGCGCGGGCAACAGCAGTCTGTTTTTTCCATCATCACTGGCAATTCTGCGCACTTTTATCACACTTAAGGCTGACCTGAACAACCGGAGAAGCCGCCATGAGCAGCACTAACGCGAAAATCGATTTCCCGCCACAGAACGTCAGAAAATATCTTGAGCCAGGCCCGGTGGTGCTGATCTCTTCGCAGTGGCAGGAAGAGCACGACATTATGACTCTCGGCTGGCATACCATTATGGAATTCTCGCCGTCGCTGGTGGGCTGTATGATTTCCGCCATGAATCACAGCCATCAGCTGATCCGCGCCAGCGGTGAATGCGTGATCAATCTGCCAACGGCGGATCTGGTCGATAAGGTGGTGGCGATTGGCAACAGCAGCGGGACCAGGATCGATAAATTCAGTGCCAACCAGCTGACGGCAGCGGCCGCCAGCAAGGTGCAGGCGCCGCTGATTGAAGAGTGTTACGCGAACTTTGAGTGCCGGTTATACGATGATGCGCTGGTGGAAAACTATAACTTCTTTATTTTTGAAGTGGTGAAAGCACATATCTGTCGTCAGCCGGAATACCCACAAACCCTGCACTATACCGGCGACGGCATCTTTACGCTTGCCGGTGACCAGCATCTTGATAAAAGCGCGGATTTTCGCCCGGAAATGCTGTAGTTCAGCGGCTCATGCTGGCGGCGTTGTCGGGTAGCGTGCGGTCCCCTTCGCCCAGCTCGCGCTGCAGGAAAACGGTATCCAGCCACTGACCGTGCTTCAGCCCTACCGAATGCAGGGTGCCGCACAGCGTGAATCCCAGCGATTCATGCAGCGCCAGCGAACCATGATTTTCGCTGTTGCCGACATTGGCAATCATCTGGCGATAACCCTGCTGTTGCGCCCAGTCAATGGCATGCTGCAACAGGGTCTTACCCACGCCGCGCCCCTGATAATCGGCAGCGACATACACTGAATCTTCCAGCGTGTAACGATAGGCATAGCGCGTGCGATAAAATGACAGATAACAGTATCCCATTACGCAGCCATCCATTTCCGCTACCAGCCAGATCAGCCCTTCCTGCTGTACTTTGGCAATGCGGCTGGCCATCTCTTCAGCGGAGGGCGGCAGCGTTTCAAAACTGCCCAGACCGGTGCTGACATGGTGGGCGTAAATCGCCTGAATGGCGGCAATATGATTTTTATCGGCGTTAAGGATGTTCACGGTTTTTTTCGCAAAGATTAATCTGGATGTCTCTGAGAATACCGCAATCCTGTGATGGCACTAAATAGCTAATACTTATAACGTTTACGCCGTCAACAACCGTTTTTTTGTAAACCGACGCTGGTTGCCAGCGGGCAGATATGCCTACAATAGAAGATATGTATTAACAGGCAGGAGTTTTACGATGGCGATTGAATACGCAATTATTGCCGGTGGCTGTTTCTGGTGTACCGAAGCGGTATTTAAAGATGTAATCGGCGTAGAAACCGTCGAAAGCGGCTATATCGGTGGCCACACCGCCAATCCGACCTATGAAGACGTGTGCAGCGGCACCACCGGCCATGCCGAGGGTATCCGCATCGGTTTTGACCCGGAGAAGCTGAACTATGGCGATTTACTGGATATCAGTTTCGCCACTCACGATCCTACGCAGCTAAACCGCCAGGGCAATGATATTGGCACCCAATACCGCTCAGCAATTTTCCCGACCAGCGAGGCGCAACGTCAGGAAGCGGCTGCGGCCATTACGCGGGCGCAGCAGGATAATCAGCAACCGGTAGTGACGACGATTGAAAGCGGTGAATGGTATCCGGCGGAAAACTACCATCAGGATTACTGGAGTGGCCGTGGTCAGCAGAACGGTTACTGCATGGCGGTGATCCCACCAAAACTGCAGAAGCTACGTAAAAGCTATGCAAACCGGGTGAAATCGCTGAATCCGTAGCAGTGACGGCAGGTTTTTTGCCTGAAAAAATCGTTAATGGTTACGCCTTAACCGAATATAACGAAAGGGAAAAAATCTGCTTGACCGTTACCGCCCGACTCCCTATAGTAGCGCCCCGTTGCCCTCTGCGGAGGATGACGTGAAAAAAAACGGTGAGGTGTCCGAGTGGCTGAAGGAGCACGCCTGGAAAGTGTGTATACGGCAACGTATCGAGGGTTCGAACCCCTCTCTCACCGCCATCTTAAAAGAGAAAGTCTGAACGCAAGTTCAGACTTTTTTTTGTCTGAAGTTTATGCAGCGAGAGATTTGCCTCATCGTGTCAGACGTCGGGGGGCTCTATCAGGTCAGAGGCCACGGGAACTAAACCTTTCACTAATTCAGTCCGCAGTTCTATCTCTTTATTCAATAAGTCATTCAGCCGTTCATTGTCCTTACTGGTGACCAAATACCCAGGCTGGTTTACTTTAAAATACAGTGACCGTATTTTAGCCTGCACCTTAACCAGTTGCGATTGTCCCTCTGTACTTGCATGACTAGTCACAGGCTGCTCCGCTTCGGTTAGTGTCCGCATAAGCTGCTCTCCACACTGCTGGTTCGATGCAAATGAGGCGAAAAAGCGCTGAAAATCTTCCGCGCTTGATAGTTTTTGCGCAGCTGAACTGATAACTGTGCTGCCTTCAAGGCTGGATTTAACCACCGCCAGCCCTTCGCTGAGCGTGGAAAAGCCGAAGGTATAAGCGGCAATAATTTTTTTTTCCTCAGAAACCATCATCACCGACAGGAACAAAAGTTTATTTTCCGCCATAAATTTCTGTATTTCAGTGCCATCATGTTCACGAAATGCTTCAGCTAATGCTGTGGGCATAACCCTGACTTCAGAACCTTCCACTGGCTGACCTAACAGATGTACAGCATTTTGATGTTCAGCGGTTAACACCGAGACAGCGCTAACCAGAGCCGGTTGATCAAATTGCATGTTGCGTGACACGCCACTGATATCTGACATAAATTCTGCCCTCTGAAGATCATTAAAAATCAGAAAATGTCATAATTATTTATTCAGTTCTTCTAAATTTTGACTTTCCTGAATGGATATTGATGAGCAGAATACTGTGTTTTAGCCATAAAAAAGCCCGGACTTACGTCCGGGCTTGCGGCTACATACTAACTCAACTAACTATAAGCATGCAGCGTGCGCTGACAGAGCATCGAGCGCACACAGTCATCTTTACCAAAACGTACGATGCCAATCATCTCATCTTCCTCGAAGCGCGCTAAAGCATCGCTGAGGCCCGATTGCACATGGGACGGTAAATCACACTGAGTGATATCACCGTTGACGATAACCGTCACGTTTTCCCCAAGGCGTGTCAGAAACATCTTCATCTGAGCGGCGGTGACGTTTTGCGCCTCATCAAGGATCACCACGGCGTTTTCAAAGGTGCGTCCACGCATATAAGCAAAGGGCGCGATTTCGACCTTACCGATTTCAGGTCGCAGACAGTACTGCATAAAGGAAGAACCCAGACGTTTAACCAGAACGTCATACACCGGCCGGAAATAAGGCGCGAACTTCTCTGAGATATCACCTGGCAAAAATCCCAGATCCTCATCCGCCTGCAGTACCGGACGCGTAACAATAATCCTGTCGACATCCTTATGTATCAGGGCCTCGGCCGCTTTCGCGGCACTGATCCAGGTTTTACCGCAACCTGCTTCGCCGGTAGCGAAGATCAGTTGTTTCTTTTCTATGGCATTGAGATAGTGCGCCTGAGCTTCATTTCTGGCTTCAATCGGTGAATGGTCGCGGGTATCACGTGCCATGCCAATTGAATCCAGCCCACCCATCTGCACCAGCGAGGTGACCGATTCTTCTTCACGCTGACGATGACTGCGTGAATCGCTACGAAGCACACGTTTTGCTTCACGACGCGCTTTGATCACTGCTTTCTGTCTTCCCATAGTGGCACCTTACAGTTGGTTTCATTTCCCGCTGCTCTTAACATTAAGAGAAGCGATTACGTGAACGCTTTAGAGGTCGTGGCTTCCTTTTAAGCCTTGAATAGCCGTTGAGAAAAGTGCGCACAGAGGCCATAGCGTATTACGCACCGGGTAATGCATATCAGTTTGAATAGGGCGTTGGAAACAGAAAAGAGAAGAGAATATTGTTGAGGAAGAGACACCCTCGCGAGGAAAAGCGCTTAAACAGCCACTAACATTTAATTGTCCTGATACTGCTTTTTCCATTCGCGATCTCCATGGTAATTCATAAACACATCTGACTACCGCTAAGATTAAAGTGCATCAAACCACGATCAGATTGCAACATTATTTTCACTTCTTATCGCAGAAAAAAGCATAGATTTTATCGGCAAATTAAGCGCTAAATTAAATTCCCCATATAAAACAATGGGTTTTATCAGGTCATTATTGGGGGAATAAATCAGAGGATCCGCAGCTGATAAGCACAACAGGATCATTAATAGAAAATTAGATTAAAAACTAACCGCCACTTCCCGGCAGGGAGTGGCGGCCAGAGTGGCTATCAAGCTTCGAGTAAACTTTGCGCCAGATAATGTTTATCATCCGGCACACCTGGCAAGGCGAAAAAATAACCGCCGCCGACAGGTTTGATATACTCTTCCAGCGCTTCGCCATTTAAACGCTTTTGCACCGTCAGAAAGCCTTTTTCTAAATCATGCTGATAACAGAC
This is a stretch of genomic DNA from Winslowiella toletana. It encodes these proteins:
- a CDS encoding Abi family protein; translated protein: MGRQQNSRLRLYQKPPETIPALTARLRRRGLIINDENAAVTVLTFIGYFRLRGYCIPFYQVMQESYPRLVEPKTFISGTRLEDIIALYEFDRKLRLIVLEQIQKVEIGLRTCLSEYMCAKYGSHWFMDLTNLDNDYDYEGFFGQIREAKEVFIDHYKEKYGHPKYPPSWMITETLSFGAWSRIYKNLHHYDQKKIAEKFNIRNTEVMTSWFHTLSHFRNLAAHHNRILNRVFKAFPPSRLNGYEHHMSNPQTLYSRLVVLKYLSDQVSWSDGLKNQLNGVMAEKPDCVTWEKMGFIPGWASDPLWTRAMNPPPQV
- a CDS encoding quinone oxidoreductase family protein, with amino-acid sequence MKAIIYDQPGEPEVLRLEDVADPTPADTELLIRVEAISIEGGDLVGRRYRAGGADAILGYAAAGEVLQVGKAVEGFAVGQKVTTFYWTGSHAELRVVPATNCFVVPPGLDMRIAAAIPVGPGTAAWALQLGALQRGQTVLILGAAGGVGIAAVQLAAKMGARVIGTGTSLASLEKLRQYGLTDAIVTGSRTASAQLRDLLGGNAVDLLIDNIGGPELSDGIEALREGGRAVLIGVLAGRNQPIDAGHLLMHRKTVIGCLFGPEMGDPQPRALVADLLEKALHGELQLPIDATFPLSEAAAAHRRAEERGRIGRVFITV
- a CDS encoding aromatic alcohol reductase gives rise to the protein MNDSDMRQWQNILILGAGELGMAMLAGFIRQRQQHPALRLSVLLRPASLTNPHPASQARLKQFAEWGVTVITADFARQTTAELSHCFAPFDAIINCSGFVGGAGTQLKITRAVLDAGVARYFPWQFGVDYDQIGKGSGQPVWDEQLAVREILRAQQQTQWVIVSTGMFTSYLFEPSFGIVDWQQQRIYAPGAADYALTLTTPEDIGQLTAQIFCHQPAFNNAVVYIAGDTLTYRQLTRVLSEHYGVPFTLQVLSHQSLQQTAAATPGDLAAAYRLAFARAEGVAWEKADSFNARHGIEVTDVAQWLTDNRPSLNGPIAL
- a CDS encoding winged helix-turn-helix transcriptional regulator, whose protein sequence is MKLSAERISQFAAICDALSDEDDSMKREILTHTGNRWSLGIVYALGTQGALRHGELARELSGITQRMLTRTLRQLERDGLISRHDYQQKYPHPRVEYTLTALGEGMLLNMLPLWNWLMDNAAAFRSARSRFAASHPADNVP
- the umuD gene encoding translesion error-prone DNA polymerase V autoproteolytic subunit gives rise to the protein MITFLRMADIPPAVSLPLFLEKVPCGFPSPAQDYVEKRIDLNEHCILHPSATYFVKVSGDSMIEAGISDDDMLVVDSSLNATHGSIVVAAVEGEFTVKKLLLKPRVQLMPMNRAYSPIMIGSEDRLDVFGVVTFVIKNMQ
- a CDS encoding ArnT family glycosyltransferase, giving the protein MRQFNFVKERISVRQYSDVKTLLFFTIFIIIYLLPGIYGHTPWKQDENYSFGIIQSMYESGNWLVPTNAGEPFMEKPPLYYWVATIMVHLLSNLLPLHDAARTATFLFSTLNFYFFILLAKRVFQSKDLSDYRIWLAFAVYICAPGALRHSHDMFTDTALTAGATIGLYGLMGLIRQEKVSASALWLCLGTVFTMLSKGVFIPGVLWISLILRPLFLPQCRSKNFWRPSLIAGGVALLLILPWPALLYFKHPDLFMVWFWDNNIGRFLGFSVSSLGAGATPTLIPEAIVFFSLPSGILATLYFLRHPVKRLFNQDEYAITMYSLSGLILLQISATSRALYLLPFIAPMAILGSRLLLQIKPKPLQYFSYFASIFWSGLILLLWCVYFLKLTHDQKEWLATFDRWLPMGYEMHFSWLPFIFAFTVTVLWFCRRYLYGSANQPLRAALDWGAGITATWGILFTLFIGWIDYAKGYEGVFSALRNQLVGQYRESDCMASYKIGESEAPMLYYFTGILHQRQTMFEQPEHCRWLIILSDHIPPPPEGMELFWYGNRPGEKRNNLVVYRILRR
- a CDS encoding GNAT family N-acetyltransferase, translating into MATPPLLTERLILLPLTAEDARQMQQIFPRWEIVRHLAATVPWPFPDNGAEHYVNQVALPAVAAGTAWFWSIRRTAAPAEMIGLICLSDDADNNRGFWLVPEWQRQGLMTEACRIVTDFWFNQLQRPVLRAPKAGVNNGSRKISIKSGMRLVSRGQKEYVAGVLDSEVWEITRDEWLAQLSQE
- a CDS encoding flavin reductase family protein, with amino-acid sequence MSSTNAKIDFPPQNVRKYLEPGPVVLISSQWQEEHDIMTLGWHTIMEFSPSLVGCMISAMNHSHQLIRASGECVINLPTADLVDKVVAIGNSSGTRIDKFSANQLTAAAASKVQAPLIEECYANFECRLYDDALVENYNFFIFEVVKAHICRQPEYPQTLHYTGDGIFTLAGDQHLDKSADFRPEML
- a CDS encoding GNAT family N-acetyltransferase, whose amino-acid sequence is MNILNADKNHIAAIQAIYAHHVSTGLGSFETLPPSAEEMASRIAKVQQEGLIWLVAEMDGCVMGYCYLSFYRTRYAYRYTLEDSVYVAADYQGRGVGKTLLQHAIDWAQQQGYRQMIANVGNSENHGSLALHESLGFTLCGTLHSVGLKHGQWLDTVFLQRELGEGDRTLPDNAASMSR
- the msrA gene encoding peptide-methionine (S)-S-oxide reductase MsrA, yielding MAIEYAIIAGGCFWCTEAVFKDVIGVETVESGYIGGHTANPTYEDVCSGTTGHAEGIRIGFDPEKLNYGDLLDISFATHDPTQLNRQGNDIGTQYRSAIFPTSEAQRQEAAAAITRAQQDNQQPVVTTIESGEWYPAENYHQDYWSGRGQQNGYCMAVIPPKLQKLRKSYANRVKSLNP
- the phoH gene encoding phosphate starvation-inducible protein PhoH, which codes for MGRQKAVIKARREAKRVLRSDSRSHRQREEESVTSLVQMGGLDSIGMARDTRDHSPIEARNEAQAHYLNAIEKKQLIFATGEAGCGKTWISAAKAAEALIHKDVDRIIVTRPVLQADEDLGFLPGDISEKFAPYFRPVYDVLVKRLGSSFMQYCLRPEIGKVEIAPFAYMRGRTFENAVVILDEAQNVTAAQMKMFLTRLGENVTVIVNGDITQCDLPSHVQSGLSDALARFEEDEMIGIVRFGKDDCVRSMLCQRTLHAYS